The Gossypium raimondii isolate GPD5lz chromosome 2, ASM2569854v1, whole genome shotgun sequence genome segment ATCCTAaagatttcatttcaattgGAATTTGGTTATTCACCATGTACGAGGATCCCCGCTAAGCATCCATGGCTGAATGGTTAAAGCGCCCAACTCATAATTGGCGAATTCGTAGGTTCAATTCCTACTGGATGCACGCCAATGGGACCCTCCAATAAGTCTATTGGAATTGGCTCTGTATCAATGGAATCTCATCATCTATACATAACGAATTGGTGTGGTATATTCATATCATAACATATGAACAGTAAGAACTAGCATTCTTATTGAGACTCGAACTCATAGGGAAGAAAATAGATTTATGGATGGAATCAAATATGTAGTAGTTACAGACAAAAGTATTCGGTTATTGGTGAAAAATCAATATACTTCTAATGTCGAATCAGGATCAACTAGGACAGAAATAAAGCATTGGGTCGAACTCTTCTTTGGTGTCAAGGTAATAGCTATGAATAGTCATCGACTCCCCGGAAAGGGTAGAAGAATGGGACCTATTATGGGACATACAATGCATTACAGGCGTATGATCATTACGCTTCAACCGGGTTATTCTATTCCACCTCTTAGAACGAAAAGAACTTAAATCAAAATACTTAATAGCATGGCGATACATTTATACAAAACTTCTACCCCGGGCACACGCAATGGAGCCGTAGACAGTCAAGTGAAATCCAATCCACGAAATAATTTGATCTATGGACAGCATCGTTGTGGTAAAGGTCGTAATGCCAGAGGAATCATTACCGCAAGGCATAGAGGGGGAGGTCATAAGCGTCTATACCGTAAAATTGATTTTCGACGAAATGAAAAAGACATATATGGTAGAATCGTAACCATAGAATACGACCCTAATCGAAATGCATACATTTGTCTCATACACTATGGGGATGGTGAGAAGAGATATATTTTACATCCCAGAGGGGCTATAATTGGAGATACCATTGTTTCTGGTACAGAAGTTCCTATAAAAATGGGAAATGCCCTACCTTTGAGTGCGGTTTGAACTATTGATTTACGTAATTGGAAGGAACCAATTAGGTTTACGACGAAACCTAAAAATCGATCACTGATCCAATTTGAGTACCTCTACAGGATAGACCTCAACAGAAAACTGAAGAGTAACGGCAGCAAGTGATTGAGTTCAGTAGTTcctcatataaaattattgactCTAGAGATATAGTAATATGGAGAAGACAAAATTGTTTCAAGCACCGACAGAACCAGAAGCGCCCCTTGTTTCAAAGAGAGGAGGACGGGTTATTCACATTTCATTTGATGGTCAGAGGCGAATTGAAAGCTAAGCAGTGGTAATTCGAAAGATTCCCGGGGAAAAATAGAGATGTCTCCTACGTTACCCATAATATGTGGAAGTATCGACGTAATTTCATAGAGTCATTCGGTCTGAATGCTACATGAAGAACATAAGCCAGATGACGGAACAGGAAGACCTAGGATGTAGAAGATCATAACATGAGTGGTTCGACAGATTTGGATTCCTATATATCCACTCATGTGGTACTTCATTGtacaatatatataagaattataCGATAAGAATTATACGAATCCATCTGTATAGATATCATCATCTACATCCAGAAAGCCGTATGCTTTGGAAGAAGCTTGTACAGTTTGGGAAGGGGTTTTGATTGATCGATCAAAAAGAAGAATCTACTTCAACcgatatgcccttaggcacggccatacataacatagaaatcACACTTGGAAGGGGTGGACAATTAGCTAGAGCAGCGGGTGCTGTTGCGAAACTGATTGCAAAGGAGGGGAAATCGGCCACATTAAAATTACCTTCTGGGGAGGTCCGTTTGATATCCAAAAACTGCTCAGCAACAGTCGGACAGGTGGGGAATGTTGGGGTGAACCAGAAAAGTTTGGGTAGAGCCGGATCTAAATGTTGGCTAGGTAAGCGTCCTGTAGTAAGAGGAGTAGTTATGAACCCTGTAGACCATCCCCATGGGGGTGGTGAAGGGAGGGCTCCAATTGGTAGAAAAAAACCCGCAACCCCTTGGGGTTATCCTGCACTTGGAAGAAGAagtagaaaaaggaataaatatagTGATAATTTGATTCTTCGTCGACGGAGTAAATAGGAGAGATTATTTCTTTCTTCGtctttacaaaaacaaaaaaatatatttttaaagtaaaaaaaatggcgcgttcactaaaaaaaaatccttttgtagcaaatcatttattaaaaaaaatgggcGAACGACGGGAATTGAACCCGCGCATGGTGGATTCACAATCCACTGCCTTGATCCACTTGGCTACATCCGCCCCCCTACAATTAGTATACTCTAtagtatttttttacttgtttaaatatttcaaatacaaaTTGCAACGATTTCTATCAGtcatcattcttttttttttatcttatttctgAGATCCaatatatagaaaattccaatctctatcttttatttttaccctGAAATAAAAACGTTACAAAAGTTTGGTAAGAgcttttttacttattttttatattttatatataaaataaaggtaaagtaaagaaaagaaagaccaCTAAATCGAAATAAAGGAGCAATACCAACACTCTTGCTAGAACAAGAAAGTGGTTATTGctcctttattttcaaaaactcGTATACACTAAAACCAAAGTCTTATCCATTTGTAGATGGAGCTTCAATAGCAGCTAGGTCTAGAGGGAAGTTATGAGCATTACGTTCATGCATAACTTCCATACCAAGGTTAGCACGGTTAATAATATCAGCCCAGGTATTAATTACACGACCTTGACTATCAACTACAGATTGGTTAAAATTGAAACCGTTTAGGTTGAAAGCCATAGTGCTAATACCTAAAGCGGTGAACCAGATACCTACTACAGGCCAAGCAGCTAAGAAGAAATGTAAAGAACGAGAATTGTTGAAACTAGCATATTGGAAGATCAATCGGCCAAAATAACCATGAGCAGCTACGATATTATAAGTTTCTTCCTCTTGACCGAATCTGTAACCTTCATTAGCAGATTCATTTTCTGTGGTTTCCCTGATCAAACTAGAGGTTACCAAGGAACCATGCATAGCACTGAATAGGGAGCCGCCGAATACACCAGCTACGCCTAACATGTGAAACGGATGCATAAGGATGTTGTGTTCAGCCTGGAATACAATCATGAAGTTGAAAGTTCCAGAGATTCCTAGGGGCATACCATCAGAAAAACTTCCTTGACCAATTGGATAGATCAAGAAAACAGCGGTAGCAGCTGCAACAGGAGCTGAATATGCAACAGCGATCCAAGGGCGCATACCCAGACGGAAACTAAGTTCCCACTCACGACCCATGTAACAAGCTACACCAAGTAAGAAGTGTAAAACAATTAACTCATAAGGACCGCCATTGTATAACCATTCATCAACAGATGCCGCTTCCCAGATCGGGTAAAAGTGCAAACCTATAGCTGCAGAAGTAGGAATAATGGCACCAGAAATAATATTGTTTCCGTAAAGTAGAGATCCAGAAACAGGTTCACGAATACCATCAATATCTACTGGAGGAGCAGCAATGAAGGCGATAATAAATACAGAAGTTGCGGTCAATAAGGTAGGGATCATCAAAACACCAAACCATCCGATGTAAAGACGGTTTTCAGTGCTGGTTATCCAGTTACAGAAGCGACCCCATAGGCTTTCGCTTTCGCGTCTCTCTAAAATTGCAGTCATGGTAAAATCTTGGTTTATTTAATCATCAGGGACTCCCAAGCGCACAAATTATCTAGAACTAGATAATTGAAGGCTTGTTATTCAACAGTATAACATGACTTATATACCCGTGTCAACCAAtatcaaatagaaaatatacatcTAGGATCGTATCtagatttatcattttttttttcttaagttagaaaaagaaactacGGATTGATATACATATGATATATATCCAAATCATTCCTATCTTCTATTAGGAATAGCGTTTcgatatgataataaaaatgggTTGCCCGGGACTCGAACCCGGAACTAGTCGGATGGAGTAGATAATTTccttgtttaaattaaataaattctaatttactaattttaaagttaaagaataaaaaatcccTCCCCAAACCGTGCTTGCATTTTTCATTGCACACGGCTTTCTCTATGTATCCATCTAAAACCCTGTTTATTCCCTAAACAGGACTCTAAAAAAAAAGCGGAATACTCGGCCAATCCCCTCTTATTCTTACTGCCTGAACATTTAATACTAGAATTGAATTTACATAATTTCATAACCAATCATGAATGATTGACCAGAGCATTGATACAAATAATATCCAAATACCAAATTCGTCCTCTATAGACCTTTCGCAAAGCAAAAAAACCTCTTGGgaagatcaaagaaaaaacaTGTTCTTCTTCCGTTTCCGTAAAGAATTCTTCCAAAAATTCCGAacctaatttttcaaaaagcacGGACAGTACTTTTGTGTTTACGAGCCAAAGTTTTAACACAAGAAAACCgaagtatatattttattcgatacaaactttttttttttgaagatccaCTGTGATAATGAGAAAGATTTCTGGATATACGCACAAATCGGTCAATAATATCAGAATCGGGGGAATCGGCCCACGTCGGCTTACTAATGGGGTGCCCTAATGTGTTACAAAATTTCGCCTTAGACAATGATCCAATGATCGAAATAATTGGAATTCTTGTATCCAACGTCTTCACAGCATTATCTATTAGAAATGAATTTTCTAGCATTTGACTCCGTACCACTGAAGGATTTAATCGCACACTTGAAAGATAGCCCAGAAAGTCGagagaatatttagataattgATTTATACGGACTCTTCCTGATTGAGACCAcaggtaaaaataatattgccATAAATCGACAAAGTAATATTTCCACTTATTGATCAGAAGAGACGTATCCTTTGAGGCCAGAATTGACTTTCCTTGATAcctaataaaatgtatgaaaggGTCTTTGAACAACCATAGGTTGTTctgaaaatcattataaaagaCTTCGCCAAGATACTTTATTTTTCCATAGAAAAAAATTCGTTCAAGAAAGACTCCAGAAGATGTTGATCGTAAATGAGAAGATTGATTAcggagaaaaaggaaaatagattcGTATTCACATGTATGAGAATTATACAGGAACAAGAATAATCTTGGATTAAAAATCGAAATAGATTTCTTTGGAGTAATAAAACTCTTCAAATTACAATACTCGTAGAGAGAGAACCGTAATAAATGCAAAGAAGAAGCATCTTTTACCCAGTAGCGAAGGGCTTGAACTAAGATTTCTAGATGGATGGGATGAGGTATTAGTGCCTctaacacataatttaaatgtgAGAATTTGTCCtctaaaaaaggaaatattgaatgaattgattgaaaattatGAGATTTTGCGGCTTCTGCCCCTTGTGAGTAAGATATTAATCGTAAGGAAAATGGAATTTCCACAATGACTGCAAATCCTGCCGCTATCATTTGAGAATACAAATTATTGTTGTGTCCAAAAACCGGATTTTGGTTGGAATCATTAGCAGAACTAATCAAACGATTCTGTTGATCCATTCGAAGAATTAAACGTTTCACAATTAGTGAACTGAATTTATTACCATAACcctgattttcaaaaaaaatcatcgATTTATTTAAACCATGCTCATGAGCAAGTGCATAAATATACTCCCGAAAAATAAGTGGGTATAGGAAATCGTGTCGGCGGGATCTATTTAGTTCTAAATATACTTGAAATTCCTCCATTTCAAATTCGATTTGAACCAAAGATAGGGGATCTATTCGGTTATTAAATGATACATAGTGCGATACAGTCAAAACAAGGTATTATAGTAAGAAAAGAATAGATACCTCGGAGACAGGCGGATTCATCAACGGATTCTCTATCCTATCTTTTCTTTTGCcatctaatttatttatgttcgtTATAGGATAAGAAGACGGTTAgaaatcctttattttttcaacCCAATCGCtcttttgattttggaaaaaaatatcttttctttATCAATATACTGCTTCTTCTACACATTCATGGCTAACCCATAAAGGGAATGCCTAATAATAAGGACTCATAAAAAAATCGATAATTTACTCATGAGAAAAACCTTTACCCCATTAGGCACTAATTTCTTTTTAACGTTTAATTAGATCAGGTAATCATTCAAATTGAGAACAGAAGCTCGTTACTTTTTGTTTCCCTATAATTGGGGCCGTAGAGCTCTATCCATTTATTCACTCGACCCAACTttgaattcaattcattttttttgttccgcaccaaaaattcaaaaacggTTTTTTTTGGAATGATCCGGAAAAAAAGGATTCTTAGAATTCTCCATTGCTACGACATGCTCTTTTTTCCATCCACTCCTTTCAGGATCAGTCGTGGTCTTACAAACTCTACCGATGGTCTGAACGAATCCCTTTCTTCATACAAATGTGTAAAAGATGCTAGTCGCACTTAAAAGCCGAGTACTCTACCGTTGAGTTAGCAACccgaaaaaaattagaatatgtaGATCCAATCggaataaaaaaatggaattgcACTAGGCAATCAAAACACGAAATTAGcaaaaattggaataaaaaaaaagacacgAAATTCTCAGATAAAAccatagaaatagaaatagaataagTGAAAATTTGCGGACCGCCTCCTGTCTTATTCATTCCATTGTtatccattttttttgtttcaatacaattacaataaaaaaattattgtatcaCAACAAATTCAAAGAAAGAACCCATTATTTGCATTATTTGAATCAAGTGAAGTGCCAAACGAGGATAAATGGATCTATTTATCTATGATCGAATTATATTTGTTCGATACACTGTTGTCAATatgattgtaaattttgaatataaatgttgagagttgagaaaagaataaagaatataaaaaagactccaaaaaatacaatgaaaaaaaagaattcattttttttttttattaattattattaatattttctctttttatatgttatatgttattttatctgtttttttatcttattttaggTTGTTTTGTAAATGTTTAAATGCAATTACTTCATTTATTCACTTGatctttttctctctattttctatCAATAAAATTGGCTCAATAAAATCGGGTTTTGTTGTTATAGAACACGGTATTCTAGATTTTATAGTAGGAATATTCTATAGTAgcaaagcaataagaaatacgaataatcaattttttaaaaataaaagtctgAATAGACCAAAAGAGGGGGGaggaaataataaagaaaaatttatacaAAGCTAGATATGAATCATCCACACCCTCTTTTTTGGAtttcattaattgaattttgtttgattaagaCTAAGTTCTGTAAAAACACCCGCCTTCTTTAAAATATCATGAACAGTTGCTGTGGGTTGAGCTCCTTTTTCAAGGAAATAGAGAATGGCGGGAACATTTAAATAGGTTTGATTATTTATCGGATCATAAAAACCCACTTTTCGAAGATCTCTTCCCTCTCTTCGGGATCGAACATCAATTGCAACGATTCGATAAACGGCTCATTGGGATAGATGTAGTTAAATAATACCCCCCCCCTAGAAACGTATAAGAAGTTTTCTCCTCGTACGGCTcgagaaaaaaatgattaattaaaagttatgtCTATGTATGGAATTAGAATGTATGGAATTAGAATGTCAAAAAGATCCATAAACCAGCAAATCAATTAGACATTTAACCCcgtctttttttttcaaaaaaaaagaagaaaaaagcatTCGTACTCTCATAACTCAAGTCAAATAACTCgcaaaatgctcaaaaaataaTCCTTAGGCATTCCTTTATTGAGTGGTCTCTAACCCCTTTTTTGTTTGTCTCGCTTAGAATCTATTACGATTCTTCATTTTAATCTAGTTGTTGAGAAAATGGAAAAGGGTATTTCCTTGTTCTAGGATCTTTTATCTTTGCCTTGAATCATTGGGTTTAGACATTCCTTCGGcgatatttaatcatttcaaaaatgGCAGCAACATGcccttttttctctcttttttttttctatcaaagAATCATATGAACGattaattcccgcatgatacaCTTTTGATCGAAAGAGTTTTACCAATTCcaacaacttttctttttgatttgaaaatagttGGAATCGGATCCTTTCGATTTCTATATCACAAATAGACTTACGAAGTTGTTCCAACTTATTGATTTCCATTAACTAACCCTAGATCCTTGCCCCTGAAAAATGGATGTTTCTCTTCGAGCTCCATCCTGTACTATTTACATTACAACCCAACAAAAAGACGGATTCTAATAGAACAAAGGATGTCGAGCAAAAAGCACCTTCATTTCTACATAACGGAAAGTGGTGGGTTTTGACATCCACAGCTGATCATGTCCTTCAAGTCGCACGTTGCTTTCTACCACATCGTTTCAAACGAAGTTTTACCATAACATTCCTCTAGTTTGGAGCATTGATTCAATTATGGAATCATGAATAGTCATTGGTTCAGTCGATACATAGTAATCTATCTATACTTTCTATATGAAATCAATTTCCTTCTATATgctatatgaaataaataaataatttaggaagAAAAAGCCTCAATAAGAATTCAAACTACCCCATATTGTATGATTGTCTGaatgcaatatttttatttttttttttattagaatcGAAAAGTTTAATTAGAATagaaaagtataataaaagttaaaaaaaaaaaataaagaatatcattaataataatattacgaaaatactaataatatcacgaatattataaataacacaaataaactaatctttttttttgaatctacCGTGCATCTTCAAATAACCCGATAGATCAAATAACTCGGTAGAATAGATCCAGCAATCTCACAGTTGTTCGAGTGCCAATCttaagaaatcattaaaaatcaaaagcaagAATCACATTTTCTCCACTACTTGACTGTTAGAAAGAAggttattaaaaacaaaaaaagagcaATTTAGATTCGGATATGGTTATTCTGATATATAAATAGAGTATGCTCTGGGACGGAAGGATTCGAACCTCCGCATAGCGGGACCAAAACCCGTTGCCTTACCACTTGGCCACGCCCCATTTTGATTTCTATTTGAAACTACTAAACACTAATATGGGTATTCCTTGTTCGTCAATTCCAGTTCCAAATAGCTATAGCTATGGAATAGATTCTTGCTACGATTTTTGCACGTATGGATAGAGAATTAAATCGAATTTATTGATCATTACATAGAATTCAATTAAGATATTGTATGAAAGTATGATTTCTTCTATTCTCTTGTAAGAATTGAAGGCTTTTTGATTGGGTGAGTTCAAAGAAGTATTGTTTAGTCTGccttattttcctttcttcattttttccttatatcaaaaacatattaataactcaatcaaaattatctccaagaacaaaattttgttatgcTTAATATCTTTAATTTGATCTGTATCTGTTTTAATTCTGCCCTTTTTTCGAGTAGTTTTTTATTCGCCAAATTGCCCGAGGCCTATGCTTTTTTGAATCCAATCGTAGATTTTATGCCAGTAATACCTGTTCTCTTTTTGCTCTTAGCCTTTGTTTGGCAAGCTGCTGTAAGTTTTCGATGAGATCCTTAATACTGTCCTAGAAAAATTCATGAGtgattcaagaaaaaaaaattctaacaatTGAAAAGATCAGATAAGTCTTACACTATGAACGAACCCTCAATTCAAAGATTCAAATTCTTGGATAGCCCTGATAAATCTGGATCATCCCATTTCCTCATTCTGACCCTTTTCGCCGAAGAACCCTATTTAGATTAGAGTCCGCCACAATATATAATTGTTGGtatgaaagaattttttttgtaatgaaAAACTCAACTCTTATTACAAGTGAATTTCTGAAAATTCTTTTCGATTTCTAGAAATTCTAGAAATCACTTTATTTCTTGGtgtcaaaatcaaaacaaaataggaTATGTGGTATAAAAACGGGGAAtctattctcttctttttccaaaaaaatgcTCTTGGAGATTGTGTAATGCTTACTCTTAAACTCTTTGTTTACACCGTAGTAATATTctttgtttctctcttcatcttCGGATTTCTATCTAATGATCCGGGACGTAATCCTGGACGCGAAGAATAAAAAAGGGAGAGTTCCTTGCTTCATTTTTAGAAATGGTATTAGGATTTGATCTATTCCACTACCAAAAACCGAAACGGAAAGAGAGGGATTCGAACCCTCGGTACGAATAACTCGCACAACGGATTAGCAATCCGACGCTTTAGTCCACTCAGCCATCTCTCCTAATTGAGAAAAGATAATTACTATGTTACAGCACGCAAAAAGAAAGGCTTGAAAAAAGCCCTTTTTGACTTTGTTATATAGATTATGTtatatagattattatttatctatatagagtattattaattatatagaGTATTATTAATCCATAGATATAtagattctaaattttattattattatatagattgattatatagatatatCCAACTTTTCTATAGAGATATAGAACTTTTATCAGTAATTCCATTCCATTTATATTctatatcatttatattttaaataaaacaagggCTCTAAAGAAATAtctcaaataacaaaaaaagaaagaatatcgCTTTGATTTCGCGCAAAAGGGActtttaaatttccaatttcCACGGACCGGCCTGGTCAGTACCCGGCCgggctcattttttattttcaactcaaataactcatttTTCTATGATTCTGCGATCTGGCTTGTTGTAACAAAAAATCTTGTTATTGCATTGAATCAACAATCAGAAGCAGAAGAAGTCCTATTTCCGTTCCTATGATAtagaatcaaaatattatttctattctttttctttcttcctatttctttttatttccatttattttatattttactagaataactagaataaataataaaaaaactatggaTTTTTGCACAAtccatttttatgttatttatgttaTGACTAAGTCCTTTTGTCGAATCCTATCTATCAAAACTCCTATAACACAAGTCTTCTGACAAAAGGTGGCAAGGCCCTAATTTTCAGGATTTTTTAGGCTCCTATCTTGTAATCCTATCTTGATTACGCCCAATTCCCCTGTTCGACAAAGGGTCCCtttatatacaataaatatacaataaatacaataatcGCATTGTAGCGGGTATAGTTTAGTGGTAAAAGTGTGATTCGTTCTATTAATCCCCCTAAGAGTTAAGGGGTCCCTCGGTTTGATTCATATTCCGAGCAAAAACTTTATTTCTTAAAAGGATTTAATCCTTTACCTCTCAACGAAAGATTTGAGGAAGAATATACATTCTCGTGATTTGGATCCAAGGGCCaattaaattagatataatttttaaattatattctaactaaaaattgaaaaattggatTATGAAATTAcgaaacataaattttttttttcaattggatCAATACTTCCAATTGAATAAGTATGAGGAAAAGATCCATGGATAAAGATAGAAAAGTGTATTTCTAATCGTAACtaaatcttcaattttttttgatggGATAGATTGAAGCAAAATAGCTATTAAACGATAACTTTGGTTTACTAGAGACATTTACATCTTGTTTTAGCTCGGCGGAAACAAAATGCTTTTCCTAAGGATTTTCTCAAATAGAAATAGAGAACGAAGTAACTAGAAAAATTGTTCTATTCTAATCCCACTCTTCTAGAAGGATCATCTAGAAAGCGAATTGTTTTGAATGCATTCAGACAGAAAAGCTAACATAGATGGTATGGGCCGAATTCTTATTTCATTTCGTTCCTGCCTTatctttatcttatttatattcaatttttttgatttcttttttttttatttatccatcttCCATAAAGGAGCCGAatgaaaccaaaatttcatgttCGGTTTTGAATTAGAGACGctaaaaataatgaatcaaCGTCGACTATAACCCTAGCCTTCCAAGCTAACGATGCGGGTTCGATTCCCGCTACCCGCTCGATATTCGAATTCTATCTATTCTatctatttgaatatttattaattcaattcaacgaTGCATTAGCatcattgaattgaattaataaatacGCAATTCCTAACAATACAATTTTTCACATGTTCTTTAGTTTTTCCAaccaagagaaaagaaaaaaccgaacaagagaaaaaaagtcaaaatgtcaaaaaatcGTAATGAAAAGCGTCCATTGTCTAATGGATAGGACAGAGGTCTTCTAAACCTTTGGTATAGGTTCAAATCCTATTGGACGCAATTTAGAATCGATTTCTCTATATTCCATT includes the following:
- the LOC128035952 gene encoding photosystem II protein D1, translated to MTAILERRESESLWGRFCNWITSTENRLYIGWFGVLMIPTLLTATSVFIIAFIAAPPVDIDGIREPVSGSLLYGNNIISGAIIPTSAAIGLHFYPIWEAASVDEWLYNGGPYELIVLHFLLGVACYMGREWELSFRLGMRPWIAVAYSAPVAAATAVFLIYPIGQGSFSDGMPLGISGTFNFMIVFQAEHNILMHPFHMLGVAGVFGGSLFSAMHGSLVTSSLIRETTENESANEGYRFGQEEETYNIVAAHGYFGRLIFQYASFNNSRSLHFFLAAWPVVGIWFTALGISTMAFNLNGFNFNQSVVDSQGRVINTWADIINRANLGMEVMHERNAHNFPLDLAAIEAPSTNG
- the LOC128035950 gene encoding LOW QUALITY PROTEIN: maturase K-like (The sequence of the model RefSeq protein was modified relative to this genomic sequence to represent the inferred CDS: inserted 2 bases in 1 codon) yields the protein MEEFQVYLELNRSRRHDFLYPLIFREYIYALAHEHGLNKSMIFFENQGYGNKFSSLIVKRLILRMDQQNRLISSANDSNQNPVFGHNNNLYSQMIAAGFAVIVEIPFSLRLISYSQGAEAAKSHNFQSIHSIFPFLEDKFSHLNYVLEALIPHPIHLEILVQALRYWVKDASSLHLLRFSLYEYCNLKSFITPKKSISIFNPRLFLFLYNSHTCEYESIFLFLRNQSSHLRSTSSGVFLERIFFYGKIKYLGEVFYNDFQNNLWLFKDPFIHFIRYQGKSILASKDTSLLINKWKYYFVDLWQYYFYLWSQSGRVRINQLSKYSLDFLGYLSSVRLNPSVVRSQMLENSFLIDNAVKTLDTRIPIISIIGSLSKAKFCNTLGHPISKPTWADSPDSDIIDRFVRISRNLSHYHSGSSKKKSLYRIKYILRFSCVKTLARKHKSTVRAFXEKLGSEFLEEFFTETEEEHVFSLIFPRGFFALRKVYRGRIWYLDIICINALVNHS